A single window of Qipengyuania sediminis DNA harbors:
- the gmk gene encoding guanylate kinase — MAAAPLDRRDTALRSPLARRGLLFILSSPSGAGKTTISRMLLAADGEIKLSVSVTTRAPRPGEIEGVHYHFCSDAEFDRMVAEDDFYEWAHVFGHRYGTPKGRIRAGLKEGQDFLFDIDWQGTQQLYQKDQQDVVRVFILPPTIAELRRRLEERATDDGAVIDARMDRARAEISHWDAYDYVVINEDVDACFAKVRAILHAERLKRQRQTGLIPFVRTLMG, encoded by the coding sequence ATGGCCGCCGCTCCGCTCGATCGACGCGACACTGCACTTCGTTCCCCGCTCGCTCGCCGCGGCCTCCTGTTCATCCTGTCCTCCCCCTCGGGCGCGGGCAAGACCACGATCAGCCGAATGCTGCTTGCCGCCGATGGCGAGATCAAGCTGTCGGTCAGCGTCACCACGCGCGCCCCCCGCCCGGGCGAGATCGAGGGGGTGCACTACCACTTCTGCAGCGACGCGGAATTCGACCGCATGGTGGCGGAGGACGATTTCTACGAATGGGCGCATGTTTTCGGGCACCGCTACGGCACGCCGAAAGGCCGGATTCGCGCCGGGCTCAAGGAAGGACAGGACTTCCTGTTCGACATCGACTGGCAGGGTACGCAGCAGCTCTACCAGAAGGACCAGCAGGACGTTGTCCGCGTGTTCATCCTGCCCCCCACCATTGCCGAATTGCGCCGCCGGCTGGAGGAGCGCGCAACCGACGATGGCGCGGTGATTGACGCGCGCATGGATCGCGCCCGTGCCGAAATCAGCCACTGGGACGCCTATGACTATGTCGTCATCAACGAGGACGTCGACGCATGCTTCGCCAAGGTGCGGGCGATCCTCCACGCCGAACGGCTGAAACGCCAGCGTCAGACCGGCCTCATTCCCTTCGTCCGGACCCTGATGGGTTAA